The Campylobacter curvus genome includes the window GGGCCGAGATGATGCAAGTGCTCGAGCAAGTGGGCTTAGAGGTCTTTTTAGGACATCACGAAGTCGCCCAGGGTCAAGGCGAGATCGGAGTGAAATTTGGCACCCTAGTCGAGGCCGCCGACAACGTGCAGATCTACAAATACGTCGTCAAAATGGTCGCTCATCTAAACGGCAAGACGGCGACGTTTATGCCAAAGCCTCTTTACGGCGATAACGGAAGCGGCATGCACGTGCATCAATCAGTCTGGAAAGACGGTAAAAATTTATTTTACAAAGAGGGGAATTACGCGAATTTAAGCGACTTTGCGAGGCATTACATCGGCGGGATATTAAAACACGCCAGAAGCGTAGCCGCCTTTACAAACCCTAGTACGAACAGCTACAAGCGCCTGATACCGGGCTTTGAAGCGCCGTCCATACTCACCTACTCCAGTCAAAACCGCTCGGCTAGCATCCGCATACCTTACGGCGCGGGTGAAAATTCCGTCCGTGCGGAGATGAGATTTCCAGATAGCACGGCGAATCCTTATCTAGCCTTTTCAGCGATGCTGATGGCGGGACTTGACGGAGTAAAAAACAAATACGAACCGGTAGGCCCGATGGATGAAAATTTATTTGTCCTAACGCTTGATGAGATCAGAGAAAAGGGCATCGAGCAGCTGCCGCATACACTTCGCGGCAGTCTTGAGGCGCTCATCCGCGACAACGAATACCTAAGACCGGCGATGAGCGAATTTATGATCGATACATATCAGCATTTTAAATTTGAAACGCAGGTTTGGCCATACGAGGCGCGCCCTACGGCTTATGAGTTCAAGACTTGTTTTTCTTGCTAAATTTTGAGGGTTCATCCCTCAAAATTTCACGGTAGATTTATTTTGATTTTGTCGAGCGGTGAAGCGGATGCTGATAGTCGTTTCGCTCACAGCCGCTAAAGCAGACTGCCGTTAGAGCGATCAAAACGGCTAATATCAAGCTTTTCATACGTTCTTTCCTTTAAAATTTTCGCGCATTATATCAAAAATTTATCCATTTTTTTGTAAAATCTGCAAATCTAATCTGCAAAAGGAAAACGCCTTGCAAGCACTCGCACTCAAGTATAGACCCAAAAATTTCGACGAGCTGATAGGCCAAGAAGCCGTCAGCAAAAGCCTCACGCACGCACTAGATGAGGGGCGCATAAGCCACGCATATCTGTTTTCGGGACTTAGAGGAAGCGGCAAGACCTCAAGCGCCAGGATATTTTCAAAAGCCCTCGTATGCGAAAAAGGTCCGACATCAAGGCCTTGCGAGACCTGCCCTCAGTGCATAATGGCAAACGAATCGCGCCATATGGACATCATCGAGATGGACGCAGCCAGCCACCGAAAGATCGACGACATAAGAGAGCTCATCGAGCAAACCAAATACAAGCCCGCGATGGCGCGCTATAAAATTTTCATAATCGACGAAGTGCATATGCTGACTAAAGAGGCGTTCAATGCGCTTTTAAAGACGCTTGAAGAGCCGCCAAGCTATGTGAAATTTATCCTCGCGACGACAGACCCGTTAAAGCTTCCGGCCACGGTGCTATCGCGCACGCAGCACTTTCGCTTCAAGCAAATCGGCAAAAACAGCATCATAAAACATCTTGAATTTATCCTTAGCAAAGAGGGCATAAGCTACGAGAGAGAGGCGCTGGAGATCCTGGCTCGCAGCGGACGCGGATCACTGCGCGATACTTTGACGCTACTTGATCAAGCCATAATCTACGGCGCGAACAATATCACTCAAAGCTCGGTCGCATCGATGTTAGGACTACTTGACCCAAGCAGGATAGAGCAGATCTTAAACCTTGTCATGTTAAGCGACAAAGAGGGGCTTAGAGAGCTCGTCGCGGAGCTTGAGATCTACGAGCCTGAGATGATAATCGACGAACTCATCGCAAATTTAAAGCAAAAATTCATTGACAACGATCCGAAATTTTCACTGCTTATCTATGAGAGATTTTTTAGGATCTTAGCTCAGGCAAAAAGCATGCTAAACGTCTCTAGCGACAACGGCTTTGTGCTTAGTATCATGCTTTTCATGATGGTCGAGGCGCTAAATTTAAAGAGTATAGACGAGGTCATAGAGTCCGCTCAGCACGCAGAGCAGGCACGTCCAAGCCAGGCTGCCGCGCCTAGTGCACCACAGCAGATCGCGCGCCCTAAAATGCAAAGCCCGTATGAGAGCTTCGTAGCTAAAATTTATGATAGGGATTATTCGCTTGGCGAGTTTTTTAAAGAGCATGTCGAGTTTGTGGATTTTAAAAACAACGAGCTAAGCCTGATCGTAAATGCAAATGATGAAAAGATGGTATTTTTCCGCAAAAACTGGAAAATAGTAAATGAAATTTTGCATTTGCTTTTTGGAAAAGAGGCGAAGATAATCAACGCCAAAAAAGATGAAGCAAGGCCGAATTTAGAGGCAAACGCACCAAAGCAAGTGCAAAAGGATGAAAATTTAAGCCCCAAGGCAGACGCCACGCCTGCAATGCGAAACGATCTTAATCTCGACGAGGAGCTTTTAAAGTCAAAGCCAGCCCAAGCTAGCATCGCACCAAAGCCAAAGCCAGCCGATCCGCAAAAGATGATCGCTGCGATAAATTTCAACAGCTCAAAATCCCCGCAAGAGATGGAAAAAATAAAGCAAGAAGCCGTCATAAGGGAGGCAAATAAGCTCTTTGGCGAGCCTACGATAGTAAAAGCCGAGCCGTGATATTTTGCGCGGCTAGCGTAAATTTTACTCGTTTAGTATAGACAGAAGCTCTTTATTGTCTTTTGTTTTAAGCATCTTTGCGTATAAAAATTTAAGCGCTTCCACATCATCCATCGTCGCGATAGCCGAGCGGATAGCCCAAATTTTTTGTAGCTCGTCAGGTTTTTGCAACAGCTCTTCTTTTCTAGTACCGGATTTTAGGACGTTGATAGCAGGGTAAATTCGGCGGTCGGAGATGTTTCGATCCAGCACGATCTCACTGTTGCCCGTGCCTTTAAATTCCTCGAAAATTACCTCGTCCATGCGCGAGCCGGTATCGATGAGTGCGGTCGCGATAATCGTCAGACTACCGCCAAATTCGATATTTCTAGCCGCTCCAAAAAAGCGTTTTGGCTTATGCAGCGCATTTGCATCCACGCCACCCGTTAGCACCTTACCACTTGGCGGGGTTACGGTGTTGTAAGCGCGCGCTAGACGTGTGATACTATCAAGCAAGATGATGACGTCTTTGCCCATTTCGACAAGCCTCTTTGCCTTTTCGATGACGAGCTCAGCGACGCGCACGTGATTTAGCGCAGGTAGGTCAAACGTCGAGCTAAATACCTCGCCCTTGACGCAGCGCTGCATATCGGTGACCTCCTCGGGACGCTCATCGACCAAAAGCACCATGAGATGCGCCTCAGGGTGGTTTCTGGCGATGCCGTGAGCCAGCTCTTTCATGAGCTCGGTCTTACCGCTTCTTGGCGGAGCGACGATGAGCCCGCGCTGACCCTTACCAAGCGGAGTGAAAAGATCGAGCACGCGTCCGGTGAGCTTCATCGGATCGTATTCGAGATGTAGCTTTTCAGTCGGGAAAAGCGGCGTCAGGTTGTCAAATAACGGTCGTTCCTTTGCCTCGATGAGCGGCATATAGTTTAGCGCTTCGATTTTTAGCAGGGCGTAGTATTTTTCCTGATCTTTTGGCTCGCGAACCTGTCCCGTGACGATGTCGCCCACGCGCAGGGCAAATTTACGGATTTGCGAATTTGAGACGTAGGCGTCGTTTGAGCTGTCGCTTAGATTTGCATCGACCGAGCGCAAAAAGCCGTAGCCTTCGTTCGTGATCTCCAAAATGCCCGTAAAAAGTATGAAGCCGCCTTGTTTGGTCTGGGCTTTTAAAATTTCAAAAATGAGGTCTTGACGGCGAAATTCGCGCGGATTTTCGACTCCGACCTCGTTTGCGATAGCGATGAGATCTTCTAGGCTTAGGGTGCGAAGCTCCTCGATCTTGTGTCCGTCGACTGGGATATGCGTGCGAGTGCTCGGGTATTTTTTAGTCGTTTTTTGATTTTCAGCCACGATGGCTTGATTTGGGGTATTTTCCATGTATCCTCTTTAAAATTACGGAATGATTTGTAGATTTAAAAATAAGTTTCAAAAAGAAGTTTTTTGAAGCCCACATTTTATATAAATTTGGCTTTGATGTCAAGCAAGCTTAAATTTGCGTCCGACACTCACAGCGGTAAATTTAATGCTATAATTGCGCCATTTTTGAAAAGTAAAATCAAAACAGGATGATCAAAATGATGGATTTTAAAGACGGCGCACGCGAGCGACTCATTATAAAGACCGCTCTCATCGGCATCATCACAAATGTCTGCCTCGCCGCGACTAAAATTTGCATCGCGTTAGTCTCGGGCTCGGTCGCGATCATCACCGACGCGATAAACAACCTAAGCGACGCGAGCTCGTGTGTCATCACGATATTTGGCTCAAAGCTTGCCGCTAAAATGCCTGATGAAGCCCATCCCTACGGCTACGGCAGAGTAGAATACATCGGCGGTCTAGTGGTCTCGATTGTCGTGCTGATGCTTGGCTTTGATTTTTTAAAAACCTCGATTGGCAACATCATTTCGCCCGTGCAGACTAAATTTACCGCACCACTTTTGCTGATTTTATTTATCGCGATCTTTGTTAAATTTGCACTGGGCGCGCACTACCGCAAAGTGGGCAAAAATACAAAATCCATCTCGCTAAAAGCCGTCGGTACGGAGGCTTTGGGAGATGCGATCATCTCTTGCGTGATACTTTTTTCAGCCGCGCTTTCATACTTTTGGGGCGCGCAGATCGACGGCTACGCGGGGGCTTTGGCGTCGCTTTTTATTATCATCAACGGCGTGCTTTTGATAAAAGAAACCTTTGACAAAATCATCGGCGGACGCGTAGAAAAGGAGGTCGTAGACGAAATTTACGCTGCCGTAAATCGCTGCGAGATCGTACGCGGCTCGTATGACTTGATCCTGCACAACTACGGCGTGGAGCGCTTCGTGGGCTCAGTGAATGTCGAAATCGATGAATACTTGCCTATTCGCGAAATTTCACAGACCTTAAACGAACTGCAAATCGAAATTTATAAGCATTACCGCACCTACCTTGTTTTTGGCGTTTATAGCGTAAATTTGGGGCAAACGCAGGCAAAAGAGTGTATCAAAAGCGCGCTTGCGGAGTTTAAAAGTATCTTAAATTTACACGCATTTTTTATCGATGATGCCAAAAAGAGTGTGAGATTTGACGTTGTTGTGGATTTTAAAGAGCGAAATTTAAGTCAGCTTCGAGCAAATATCGAAGACATCGTGCGCGAGAGATTTCCGGGATATAAAATTTTCATCGTCATCGATAGGGAATTTAGCTAATATTCTTAGAAAATAAAATTTATATAAAGTCAAAAAATTAAATTTTTATATTAAACTTATCTGCTTTCATATATAGTTCATTTAATAAAACCTTATTTTATACCAAAGGAGAGTACGATAAAGGATCTTTCAAGAAGAAATTTCGTCAAAATGAGTGCTGTTGGTGCCGGTATGATGGCGCCTGGTATGAATGCCGACGCGGCGGTCATGAAGGAAAAAGACGTCAAATGGGACGAGGATTTTGACGTCGTCATCATAGGCTCGGGGTTTGCGGGACTGGCTGCTGGCATAAAGGCGGCAAAAAGAGGCCTAAACGTCGTGATCATCGAAAAGATGGGGCATATATGAGGCAACTCGGTCGTAAATGGCGGGATCTTCGCCGTGCCAAACAGCGAACTGCAAAAGAAAAACGGCGTCAAGGACTCAAAAGAGCTTTTCATCTCCGACTGCGTAAAAGCGGGGCTCGGGCTAAACCATGTCGAGCTTTTGGAGGTACTCGCGGACCGCGCGGTAGATACGTTTAACTTCACCGTCGAAAACGGCGCAAAATACCTAGACAAGCTGCTACTTGAGGGCGGCCACAGCGTTCCGCGCACCTACTACACGGCAAACACAAGCGGCTCAGGCATAGTTCAGCCGCTAATGGAGTCCTTTCAAAAGTTGCCAAACGCCACAGTAAAGACCAGGACGAAATTTGACGACTTCATACTTGATGACAGCGGGCGAGTGGTCGGCGTGCAGGTCAGAGAAAACTACCGCTTCGACAACAAGCTCTTTAGCGACGACCGCGAAAACAAGGGCGGCGACAAGAAATTCATCAAAGCCAAAAAGGGTGTCGTGCTGGCAAGCGGCGGCTTTTGCAGTGATAAATTTTTTAGAAAGCTACAAGACCCTCGCGCAGTGCCGGAATTTGACACCACAAACCACCCCGGAGCGACCGCAGGCGCGCTCATTTCAGCCTTCAAAGTAGGCGCACTACCGGTGCAGATCGGCTAGATACAATACATCCCGTATAAATGCCCGGACGAAAAAGGCAACAGCATAACGAGCA containing:
- the glnA gene encoding type I glutamate--ammonia ligase produces the protein MGKFVTSIDHFFEFCKENEVKFVDFRFTDLNGGWHSISYNFKAVTKENFTHGIPMDGSSLGGWQPIDKSDMLMKPEATSAFLDPFTADVTAVVFCDIYDIYKGQIYEKCPRSIAKKAMAYVKESGLGDVAYFGPENEFFIFDNVKIVDRPNCAMYEVDTEEGEWNDDREFKDSYNTGHRPRRKGGYLMTQPIDSMVDLRAEMMQVLEQVGLEVFLGHHEVAQGQGEIGVKFGTLVEAADNVQIYKYVVKMVAHLNGKTATFMPKPLYGDNGSGMHVHQSVWKDGKNLFYKEGNYANLSDFARHYIGGILKHARSVAAFTNPSTNSYKRLIPGFEAPSILTYSSQNRSASIRIPYGAGENSVRAEMRFPDSTANPYLAFSAMLMAGLDGVKNKYEPVGPMDENLFVLTLDEIREKGIEQLPHTLRGSLEALIRDNEYLRPAMSEFMIDTYQHFKFETQVWPYEARPTAYEFKTCFSC
- a CDS encoding DNA polymerase III subunit gamma/tau: MQALALKYRPKNFDELIGQEAVSKSLTHALDEGRISHAYLFSGLRGSGKTSSARIFSKALVCEKGPTSRPCETCPQCIMANESRHMDIIEMDAASHRKIDDIRELIEQTKYKPAMARYKIFIIDEVHMLTKEAFNALLKTLEEPPSYVKFILATTDPLKLPATVLSRTQHFRFKQIGKNSIIKHLEFILSKEGISYEREALEILARSGRGSLRDTLTLLDQAIIYGANNITQSSVASMLGLLDPSRIEQILNLVMLSDKEGLRELVAELEIYEPEMIIDELIANLKQKFIDNDPKFSLLIYERFFRILAQAKSMLNVSSDNGFVLSIMLFMMVEALNLKSIDEVIESAQHAEQARPSQAAAPSAPQQIARPKMQSPYESFVAKIYDRDYSLGEFFKEHVEFVDFKNNELSLIVNANDEKMVFFRKNWKIVNEILHLLFGKEAKIINAKKDEARPNLEANAPKQVQKDENLSPKADATPAMRNDLNLDEELLKSKPAQASIAPKPKPADPQKMIAAINFNSSKSPQEMEKIKQEAVIREANKLFGEPTIVKAEP
- the rho gene encoding transcription termination factor Rho, translated to MENTPNQAIVAENQKTTKKYPSTRTHIPVDGHKIEELRTLSLEDLIAIANEVGVENPREFRRQDLIFEILKAQTKQGGFILFTGILEITNEGYGFLRSVDANLSDSSNDAYVSNSQIRKFALRVGDIVTGQVREPKDQEKYYALLKIEALNYMPLIEAKERPLFDNLTPLFPTEKLHLEYDPMKLTGRVLDLFTPLGKGQRGLIVAPPRSGKTELMKELAHGIARNHPEAHLMVLLVDERPEEVTDMQRCVKGEVFSSTFDLPALNHVRVAELVIEKAKRLVEMGKDVIILLDSITRLARAYNTVTPPSGKVLTGGVDANALHKPKRFFGAARNIEFGGSLTIIATALIDTGSRMDEVIFEEFKGTGNSEIVLDRNISDRRIYPAINVLKSGTRKEELLQKPDELQKIWAIRSAIATMDDVEALKFLYAKMLKTKDNKELLSILNE
- a CDS encoding cation diffusion facilitator family transporter; the protein is MMDFKDGARERLIIKTALIGIITNVCLAATKICIALVSGSVAIITDAINNLSDASSCVITIFGSKLAAKMPDEAHPYGYGRVEYIGGLVVSIVVLMLGFDFLKTSIGNIISPVQTKFTAPLLLILFIAIFVKFALGAHYRKVGKNTKSISLKAVGTEALGDAIISCVILFSAALSYFWGAQIDGYAGALASLFIIINGVLLIKETFDKIIGGRVEKEVVDEIYAAVNRCEIVRGSYDLILHNYGVERFVGSVNVEIDEYLPIREISQTLNELQIEIYKHYRTYLVFGVYSVNLGQTQAKECIKSALAEFKSILNLHAFFIDDAKKSVRFDVVVDFKERNLSQLRANIEDIVRERFPGYKIFIVIDREFS